In the Candidatus Dependentiae bacterium genome, TGGTACAAACAAAATTGTTTGCCTACTCTTGATGATGAAAATCTCTAAATACAAAAGACGATGATGTGCTCATAAAAATTTATACTATGAGCACATCATTTTTTGATCTAAAAATCTGAATCATAACGATATAAATCTGTATCGACTACACTCGAAAAATAAGTTTACGAGTATCTGCAATAAGAAGTTCCTCAGCTGCAGCTGCATCGTTATTCAGAAGAGCATAGTGCAATGGAGTCCAGCCTTCGTTATCATGAATTTCTGTTTTCGCACCGGCTGCAAGAAGTATTTGAAGCGTCATCAGATGGCCATTTTTAACTGCGCAATGAAGAGGCGTTGCTCCATCTGAATCAAGAACATTTTTATCTACCCCAGCATTAAGAAGAGCTTGGAGAATTTCTTCATGGCCTATCAAAGCAGCTTTATGAATGGCGGTAGAAGAAAAGTGAACAGAATCACCCTTCGCCCCGCATGTAAGAAGACTTTTTACTTGCGTAAGATCTTTCTGATCAACTGCAAGAATAAGCTTTTCATCCAGTTCTCGTTGATTTTTTTGCACATCGGTTTCTGATGTAAACGGCTCACATGCAATAATTACTTGATTACGAAGAAGGTCTTGGTTTTGTGAGTAATCTTGACTTTTAGATGAATGTGCAGGAAGAAACTCTTCTTTATTAATTTGTGATGGGTCTTTCTCAACATTGACCTCCTCTTGAGCCAACAGATGATGAATATGAGGTGATAGTGATATGATAACGAATACAAAATAACGTTTTATATTCATAAAATATTCCTTGGCCAAAAGTAAAAGGGTTTGATTTGTGCAAAATTCTAGCAAACATGCATGAGAAAGGCAAACCAAGACTGCAAGCCTATTTCGATGAGAGAGAAAACTTGTATAAAACTCAAAATGTTTATGAAAATTGGGATCAGATTTCTGCTGTCAGTGAACAATTTGTAACTGATATTCAAAATGATATGCATCACAATACTGAATGGTTGGACAAAAACATTCAAGGAATTACTCAGCTTGCTTGCAATATCTTTCTAGCACAACGCGTTGCTGCAAAAATTAACCGCAGCAAGATCAGTCAATTAATCAATGGATTTAAACAACAAAAGGTGATGCCCACAATTGCGTTAACACTACAGCAAAGAAGGCCAAGGATTTAAAAAACTAAACCAACATATCTGGATCTTCGCATTGCACACAATGTACACCAGAACAAATAAAAGAGTCACTACAAATAAGACAGAGACAACAGATACCAAAAAGATCACTGAGCACCAAAGCCATTAATGCCCATGGTACCCATGAAGTGGGTACAAGTGTGGTTGTCGTTAAGACAAGAACAATAACAATTGAAATAAATCCACCAAGAAGAATCGGATACGCTCTATCAAGAACAAATTCAAACGCCCGCTTGTTCAGAGCTGCGCAATCAGCAATCCATTTACAGGTCAAGCTTTTACAAGAATACGATTGCAAAAGAAATGCAAGCTTCTCCAAATCGGCTTCTGACAACTCATGTTTACACTTCCAACAACGCTTATTACTTTCCATCAAAGCTTTTACCAAGCAACTACGATGCGATTGCGATTCATTTTTAAGACAACAGGGTAACTCGCGAATAACCAAGTGATTCAGCAGTTTTTGCACAACCTCAAGAACCTGTTTGTCATCTGCTTGAGCAAGCACGATATTATTATTCTGTAAATGAGAGTTGGCGTAGGGTAACAAAGGCTGCAGCTCTTTTAAGCCCTCTTCTAAATTACCCTGCTCAATAAGCTTTACTACTTTTTTATGCAAACTTGGGTATGTTTTTCTAAGCTTTTTTAAAAGTTTTTCTTCGTCTAATTTTTTTAAAAGTTTCGTAGGATCGCAAGAAATCAGCTCTTCAGTGCAAAAGTAACACTGGCCCTGAGCTGAAAGCATAAAAAAACAAAACGCTATAAACGCTATACCCCGTAACATGTGCTTATCCTTGATGTAAGTAATAAGTTTTTATTATTTGGGGCGAAGTTTAGCAGAGCCACAAAACCTGATCAAGCATCACTTTTGACTCTTTCTCAAGAACAAGTAGAATTGCCTAATCTTATCAACACAAATAAAGCGATGGCAACCATCAATGAACTATAAAAAGAACTGCATAATTTTTTCTTACATAATTTCATTGTTTTTCGTCACAGCTTTATCGTTGCAAGCAGCACCAGCAGCGACGCCATCGCTTACTCTTGAAAGCCGTATTCTGAATGGTGAAAGCATCACGCTTCCCGTTAATACTATCCTTGAGTCATTTCTTGCAACCAATGGATATGACAGTTTTGCTCAAGCATTGATTAATCAAAGTAATGGAATAAAACCTGCTCCAAATCCAATTCGTCAGGCACTTGCACAAAAATGGATTCAAAACGCTGTTGGCCATATCTTTCATGATGAACTGCGCTCCTTTCTTGAAATTGTAGTCAATGCCTGCGACGCATCCGTTACACCTGACAAGTCGGTTGGAAAATTTGGCATGGGTTTTTTCTCAATACTCAAACTCCTGAGCTTTCTTGATACGCAAGGAACATCAATAACTATTGATACAACGTACAAAATAGGCAACAAATTACAACGCTATGCCATGCTACTCAAACACCGATGCGCAATAAGCAGACTTGCTGAAGAGCAAAACTCAAACGACATTATGGTAACATTTACTGGCAAGCCAGTACCAAAAAAAGCTTCTTCCGGAACGACCATCACCATTACACCAAACCAAGGATCCTTTTCTATCTCCACGCTATCAAGGCTACTTAACTACACCATGTATCTTCGCTGCTATCCACACACACCTATTATTCTTTCGTTGAACTGGAGAAGAGATAAAGGGCAAGAGACTATTAACCAGTCCAGCGCACGCAACGGAGGCAGCACCGTTCGCGTTGAGTTGAGCCCAACGCAACTCAGTATCTCCGATCAAGGAGTTGGAATCCCGCTTCAGACGGCACTTAATCAGCTCCTTATTCCCAGTAGCTCAAGTAAAAAGCCAACTGGTTCACAAAATGTTTTACCCAGTATACAAACTCAACTACCCTGCTTAATCGAACAAAAGGGTGTAACCATCGATGATGTATCCCACTTTTTTATTGCAATCAATGGCGTTATTGTTATTGATAAATATTTGCCTAAAAAAATTATTAACCCCGCAGGCAAAGTATGTGACTTGATTGTGCACATGCCCCAAGGCACCCAACTAACGCTTGCACGCAATGAGTTACTCATCAAGCCAGATGGCTCCAGCTTAGAAGAAGCCTATCTGCAAAGCATCATTACCAACACCATTAAAGTACTTGTACAATCATATTACGAAGATGTAAGCCTGCTTGAAGCACTGCACCTAGGAATAACTACTTGGGAAACAGAGTCTGCCGCCTCGCACCTGAATGGCAGATTTACCTCATTTCTACAACATGAACTTGACCGACTTTTATCTGAAAGCAAAACATGCTTTGCCGTGCCACTCTGCATAACTCCACAGTTTGTTACGTCGCTGCTGCCACAAAGTTCTGCACGCACGATCGCCATCAACCCAGCACTGGTCTACCACAACTACGAA is a window encoding:
- a CDS encoding ankyrin repeat domain-containing protein, which encodes MNIKRYFVFVIISLSPHIHHLLAQEEVNVEKDPSQINKEEFLPAHSSKSQDYSQNQDLLRNQVIIACEPFTSETDVQKNQRELDEKLILAVDQKDLTQVKSLLTCGAKGDSVHFSSTAIHKAALIGHEEILQALLNAGVDKNVLDSDGATPLHCAVKNGHLMTLQILLAAGAKTEIHDNEGWTPLHYALLNNDAAAAEELLIADTRKLIFRV